One Myxococcota bacterium DNA segment encodes these proteins:
- the cyoE gene encoding heme o synthase, which yields MTLDLVALTKPRITLMTLLVAGGCMLLAEATLAPVQAALALLGIALLVSGSSAFNMYLERDYDGLMARTATRPLPTGRLQPGWALGVGFLTSLLAIPVLWVSTNLLTVMLGMASLVAYVLIYTPMKRLSTWALVVGAFPGAMPALMGYTAVSGQIDAAGLALFGLAFFWQLPHFIAIGIFRKEEYMKAGYPVIVQVTGEPTAIALTILTTVLIVANAGLLWWLDVGGMFYGVISTLLGFWFLTLAVLGYFSKDIKIWARKLFRGSLIYQSVLFLLLAIDGLLCKFM from the coding sequence ATGACGCTCGACCTTGTCGCTCTTACCAAACCTCGTATTACCCTCATGACTCTCCTGGTGGCAGGAGGTTGTATGTTGTTGGCTGAGGCGACACTGGCTCCTGTTCAAGCGGCGCTCGCTTTGCTGGGGATCGCACTTTTAGTTTCCGGCTCAAGTGCGTTCAATATGTATCTCGAAAGAGATTACGACGGCTTAATGGCGCGAACCGCAACCCGACCCTTGCCTACCGGTAGACTTCAACCCGGTTGGGCATTGGGGGTGGGTTTTTTGACTTCACTATTAGCGATTCCTGTTTTATGGGTTTCGACCAACTTATTGACCGTCATGCTCGGTATGGCGTCACTCGTTGCTTACGTGTTGATTTACACCCCGATGAAAAGACTCAGCACCTGGGCCTTGGTTGTGGGGGCGTTTCCTGGCGCTATGCCGGCTCTCATGGGTTATACGGCAGTGTCTGGGCAGATTGATGCGGCAGGGCTGGCTTTGTTTGGGCTCGCTTTTTTTTGGCAGCTGCCGCATTTTATTGCCATAGGTATTTTTCGAAAAGAAGAATATATGAAAGCTGGTTATCCGGTGATTGTGCAAGTTACTGGTGAGCCTACGGCGATTGCTTTGACGATTTTAACCACCGTGCTCATTGTTGCGAATGCAGGTTTGTTGTGGTGGCTTGATGTCGGCGGCATGTTCTACGGTGTTATTAGCACGCTGTTGGGCTTTTGGTTTTTGACGCTGGCTGTGCTGGGCTATTTTTCTAAAGATATAAAAATCTGGGCTCGCAAATTATTTCGGGGCTCACTCAT
- the trpCF gene encoding bifunctional indole-3-glycerol-phosphate synthase TrpC/phosphoribosylanthranilate isomerase TrpF — protein MTNSTPLLRILENKRSEVSRRESDKPLESFKRSLARSNRRFKGGFILECKKASPSEGLIRPDFDIEQIARIYSPFAGAISVLADEKFFQGSLDYLPIVQQAANCPVLCKDFVIAPYQVYEARAYQADMILLMLSVLDDETYRACAKVAHELQMDILTEVHDEQELQRALALDARIIGVNNRDFKTLKVSLDVSKRLLPLIPRDRLAIVESGIASHADIRSFNMEPRPPDGFLIGTSLMKVPRIDLALRDLMFGRVKICGLTSVEDAKDAYDAGAGFGGLIFAPSSPRCIDITPGKQISDAVPLRWIGVFVNAPVAQVVDYAKTLNLYAVQIHGEEPESYLEDLRNQLPHNIEIWRRLTPDSPVGEGTRFVFDTPHPTLRGGTGKTFDWSLIPDTLPKDKIILSGGLNPNNVVQADALDFWALDVNSGVENAPGKKDKEKLKKLFANIMLSTSSR, from the coding sequence ATGACAAACTCGACGCCTTTATTACGTATTCTAGAGAACAAGCGGTCTGAAGTCTCGCGCAGAGAAAGCGATAAGCCGCTCGAGTCTTTTAAGCGGAGCTTGGCGCGTTCAAATAGGCGCTTTAAAGGCGGCTTTATTCTTGAATGCAAAAAGGCCTCTCCTTCAGAAGGATTGATTCGCCCGGACTTTGATATTGAGCAGATCGCTCGGATTTATTCGCCCTTTGCTGGCGCTATTTCTGTGCTGGCGGATGAGAAGTTTTTTCAAGGAAGCTTGGATTATTTGCCGATCGTTCAGCAGGCGGCCAACTGCCCGGTGCTTTGCAAGGATTTCGTAATTGCGCCCTATCAAGTTTATGAAGCCCGGGCTTATCAAGCAGACATGATTTTGCTGATGCTGTCGGTTCTGGATGATGAGACTTATCGCGCTTGTGCAAAAGTCGCCCATGAGCTGCAAATGGATATTTTGACCGAAGTGCATGATGAGCAAGAGTTACAGCGCGCTCTGGCATTGGACGCACGCATTATCGGCGTTAATAATCGCGATTTTAAAACACTTAAAGTTAGCCTGGATGTCTCCAAACGATTGTTGCCGTTGATTCCTCGAGACAGGCTCGCTATTGTCGAATCAGGCATAGCTTCACACGCAGATATACGCTCGTTTAATATGGAGCCAAGACCGCCCGATGGCTTTTTAATCGGAACCTCTTTAATGAAGGTCCCCCGAATAGATTTGGCGCTTCGGGATTTAATGTTTGGCCGCGTCAAAATTTGCGGCCTGACTTCCGTTGAAGATGCCAAAGACGCCTACGATGCCGGTGCTGGTTTTGGGGGCTTAATATTTGCGCCCAGCTCACCCAGATGCATTGATATTACCCCGGGCAAGCAAATCAGCGATGCTGTACCGCTGCGATGGATAGGCGTGTTCGTAAACGCTCCGGTTGCCCAAGTAGTTGATTACGCCAAAACGCTAAACTTATACGCCGTCCAAATCCACGGCGAAGAACCCGAAAGCTACCTAGAAGACCTACGCAATCAGCTCCCGCATAATATAGAAATCTGGCGCCGCCTAACCCCTGACTCACCTGTGGGAGAGGGCACCCGCTTCGTGTTCGACACCCCCCACCCAACTCTGCGAGGCGGCACCGGCAAAACTTTCGACTGGTCGCTCATTCCAGATACTTTACCCAAAGATAAAATAATCCTAAGCGGCGGCCTCAATCCTAATAACGTCGTGCAAGCAGACGCCCTGGATTTTTGGGCCCTTGATGTCAACTCCGGCGTTGAAAATGCCCCAGGCAAAAAAGACAAAGAGAAGCTAAAAAAATTATTCGCAAATATCATGTTATCGACGTCATCTCGGTAG
- the trpD gene encoding anthranilate phosphoribosyltransferase codes for MIQMYFDKIIKGELALDEIKKFLMDLKARGETSGDISEAARALLAAARPFPRPDYLFADLVGTGGDEQGTYNISTAASLVTAAMGLPVAKHGNRSVSSKCGSADVLMSLGANLEMPAELSRRSLDDIGFCFLLAPLYHPGMKHAAAARKALGVRTIFNVLGPLVNPARPPVQLTGVYKPELCRPMAETLQRLGVDKALVVHGGGLDEIAIHAPTTVMILLAGEITQVQWQPFEHHSIEEIRGGEPAENAAWLQRLLKGKAAPAQSQAVALNAGALVALSRAQNAQDLGENSRQTGYEEALDTIYSGKAYDKLDAFITYSREQAV; via the coding sequence ATGATTCAAATGTATTTCGATAAAATCATCAAAGGTGAGCTTGCTTTGGATGAAATCAAAAAGTTTTTGATGGATCTGAAAGCTCGAGGCGAAACCTCAGGAGATATTTCCGAAGCGGCACGGGCTTTATTAGCTGCAGCGCGGCCGTTTCCCAGGCCGGATTATTTATTTGCTGATTTGGTTGGAACCGGTGGTGATGAGCAGGGCACCTACAATATTTCAACGGCAGCATCCCTGGTTACGGCAGCCATGGGTTTGCCAGTGGCGAAACACGGCAATCGCTCGGTTTCTTCTAAATGCGGCTCGGCCGATGTGCTCATGAGTCTGGGCGCTAATTTAGAGATGCCCGCAGAGCTATCGCGCAGAAGTTTGGATGATATTGGGTTTTGTTTTCTCTTGGCGCCCTTATATCACCCGGGCATGAAGCATGCTGCGGCTGCGCGTAAGGCCTTAGGGGTTAGAACGATATTTAACGTACTCGGGCCGTTGGTGAATCCGGCGCGGCCTCCCGTGCAGCTTACCGGCGTGTATAAGCCTGAGTTATGCAGGCCTATGGCCGAGACTTTGCAGCGGCTTGGCGTAGATAAAGCACTGGTTGTTCATGGCGGTGGACTGGATGAAATTGCTATTCATGCGCCTACTACCGTGATGATTTTGTTGGCTGGCGAAATTACACAAGTCCAGTGGCAGCCGTTTGAACACCATTCGATAGAAGAGATAAGAGGCGGCGAGCCTGCTGAGAACGCTGCGTGGTTGCAAAGGTTGCTAAAGGGTAAAGCTGCACCGGCTCAATCCCAAGCAGTCGCGCTCAACGCTGGCGCTTTGGTTGCTCTTTCGCGCGCCCAAAACGCACAAGATTTAGGTGAAAACTCCCGTCAAACAGGATACGAAGAGGCGCTGGACACGATTTATTCGGGGAAAGCCTATGACAAACTCGACGCCTTTATTACGTATTCTAGAGAACAAGCGGTCTGA
- a CDS encoding anthranilate synthase component 1 — protein MNPVDPVALFAHLTQQGQNSNCVLLEAADVKTRLGEKSILMPRAALKATCRGLEVTLEALTEFGEVKRLEIIAKTPLVFSPVDRSQSLEAQLKQPSPLDVLRVMSQLSGVKMTLGMFSYDYVDLVEDLPAAKRDLFDLPDYVFWIPESLIIVDHVKNHVRMWEQGELSDKPFELPQFKREASVQKASGGQISVDILDADFADIVVQMKRHIVAGDVFQIVPSRTFSAPCEDPFDAYLRLKLANPSPYMFYVNGGDFTAFGSSPETFIRVTDEPKKVEISPIAGTRTRGANLDSDSRKEAELRLDTKEQAEHMMLVDLARNDIARVSKNGTRFVRELLTVDRYSHVMHLVSHVQGELRDDLDALHAYQASLNMGTLVGAPKVKAAEILRKTEHSKRGIYGGAVGYLDNHGNLNTAIMIRSAFVKDKVAYVRAGAGVVYDSDPASEVQETHNKAKAVLNVLLPSPVTGEGLGERFPDNPVSILLIDNFDSFTFNLEAEFKNLGCHVSVWRNTISADEALKLALAMPEPRMIVLSPGPGAPADAGCMIELIQKCGSRIPVFGVCLGHQAMIEAFGGVVGLAEATVHGKSALMSHDEQGVFKGLPNPMPVARYHSLAGTQIPFELEPIAWCDDTNMAIRHKKYHMLGVQFHPESILTPEGSKLIRNILKWARS, from the coding sequence ATGAATCCAGTCGATCCCGTCGCTCTATTTGCACATCTGACTCAGCAGGGCCAAAATAGCAATTGTGTTTTGCTAGAGGCTGCTGATGTCAAAACAAGACTAGGCGAAAAAAGTATCCTCATGCCTAGAGCCGCGCTTAAGGCGACATGCCGCGGCCTTGAGGTGACCCTTGAAGCGCTCACTGAGTTTGGTGAGGTGAAGCGTCTGGAAATTATTGCCAAGACGCCGCTTGTATTTTCTCCGGTAGATCGAAGTCAAAGCTTAGAAGCCCAGCTCAAGCAGCCATCACCGCTGGATGTGCTCCGGGTGATGAGTCAGCTATCTGGCGTCAAAATGACTTTGGGCATGTTTTCATACGACTATGTTGATCTGGTTGAAGACCTGCCGGCAGCAAAAAGGGATTTGTTCGATCTGCCTGATTATGTGTTTTGGATTCCGGAAAGCTTAATCATTGTCGATCACGTTAAAAACCATGTGCGTATGTGGGAGCAGGGCGAACTGAGTGATAAGCCCTTCGAGCTGCCGCAATTTAAAAGAGAAGCGAGCGTTCAAAAAGCCTCCGGTGGGCAGATTAGCGTGGATATATTGGACGCTGATTTTGCAGACATTGTTGTGCAAATGAAGCGGCATATCGTCGCAGGCGATGTGTTTCAAATTGTTCCATCCCGAACATTTAGCGCGCCTTGCGAGGATCCTTTTGATGCTTATCTGCGGCTTAAGCTTGCGAACCCTAGTCCTTACATGTTCTATGTAAACGGCGGCGATTTTACTGCCTTCGGAAGCTCCCCAGAGACGTTTATCCGCGTAACTGATGAGCCCAAGAAGGTCGAAATTAGTCCAATTGCAGGTACGCGCACGCGGGGGGCAAACTTAGACTCGGATTCACGCAAAGAAGCTGAACTGCGCCTGGATACAAAAGAGCAAGCTGAGCACATGATGCTGGTTGACCTCGCTCGCAACGATATTGCAAGAGTATCGAAAAACGGCACGCGTTTTGTGCGAGAACTGTTGACCGTGGATCGTTATTCGCATGTCATGCATCTGGTTTCGCACGTGCAAGGGGAGCTGCGTGACGATTTGGATGCGCTGCATGCCTACCAAGCATCGCTTAATATGGGCACTTTGGTCGGGGCGCCCAAAGTTAAAGCAGCCGAGATTTTGAGAAAAACAGAGCACTCTAAGCGCGGCATCTACGGCGGCGCGGTCGGATATCTAGACAACCACGGTAATCTAAATACTGCAATCATGATTCGCTCTGCGTTCGTGAAAGACAAAGTTGCCTATGTGCGCGCCGGCGCCGGGGTAGTCTACGATTCGGACCCAGCGTCCGAAGTACAAGAGACCCATAACAAAGCGAAAGCCGTATTAAATGTTTTACTACCCTCTCCAGTTACTGGAGAGGGGCTGGGGGAGAGGTTTCCCGACAACCCCGTTTCAATCTTACTAATCGATAACTTCGACTCCTTCACTTTCAACCTAGAAGCCGAATTTAAAAACCTAGGTTGCCATGTGTCTGTCTGGCGCAACACCATTTCGGCTGACGAAGCGTTAAAGCTCGCCCTGGCAATGCCTGAGCCACGCATGATTGTGCTTTCCCCGGGACCTGGCGCACCCGCAGATGCCGGATGCATGATCGAGCTTATTCAAAAGTGTGGCTCCCGGATCCCGGTATTTGGCGTTTGCTTAGGCCATCAAGCGATGATCGAAGCTTTCGGCGGTGTCGTTGGACTTGCAGAAGCCACCGTTCATGGCAAAAGTGCTTTGATGAGCCATGATGAGCAAGGTGTGTTTAAAGGGCTCCCAAACCCAATGCCTGTGGCACGCTATCACTCACTTGCTGGGACGCAGATTCCCTTTGAGCTGGAACCTATTGCTTGGTGTGATGATACCAATATGGCTATTAGGCATAAGAAGTATCACATGCTCGGGGTTCAATTCCATCCGGAGTCGATCTTGACGCCGGAGGGCTCGAAGCTGATTCGCAACATTTTAAAATGGGCTCGGTCATGA
- a CDS encoding family 16 glycosylhydrolase yields MKVIFCSIFTFLILSCSKSNPGAPPGPPVTPPSQPGACTANLAVAGTGSPSGTPDWTYDFTQQQALDTRIWTPEVTMSGEGNFEFEAYLNSPGNIAFDPVNGLSIKADLMQKHVLGSGETLANNGNPETQFSLAAVLGCGRSSITESPNNIGDICQGVIGNWSFSTDSIGSNIACTDNGAADGLTYDGCGSGSGYNGGGGIGNGLPKSPATVNTALVAPTSHTPAGTIIAPVTSARISTKSAQKPASGYDVSKGFLYGRIEIVAKIPKGDWLWPAIWMMPLNQTGSIGLTTPLGAGAYGVWPRSGEIDILESRGNTASCSEAYINANGGAFGGVQSYASTLHWGPVYSENAFIKTHTEYYADKGYATPVTATAPTLDQDFHTYGLRWSPQGIYTYIDNDSNHVLEVDFSKRSFYQRGTSASTNCLQKYAKQSGVNTAAGSCQTIANDAGSSAWSDNPWSKVSCNENAAPFDQPFILIMNLAVGGTAGEGTSAYFPDGYCQKPWHNPLGPTDTWSYPVANFFSAINGANSFSGPGYGGWMPSWSAPTLQVKTVKYWTESNAGAFGTLSPNAS; encoded by the coding sequence ATGAAGGTAATATTTTGTTCAATTTTTACTTTTTTAATTCTTAGTTGCTCGAAAAGTAACCCAGGTGCTCCACCTGGCCCACCTGTTACACCGCCTTCACAACCCGGAGCTTGTACGGCTAATTTGGCAGTCGCGGGCACCGGTTCTCCAAGTGGAACGCCCGATTGGACTTATGATTTCACTCAGCAACAGGCGCTGGATACTAGAATATGGACGCCAGAAGTAACTATGTCTGGTGAAGGTAACTTTGAATTCGAAGCTTATCTAAATAGCCCAGGAAATATCGCCTTCGATCCCGTCAATGGTTTATCAATCAAAGCTGATTTGATGCAAAAACATGTACTGGGATCGGGCGAAACCTTGGCAAATAATGGCAATCCTGAAACGCAGTTTTCATTGGCGGCGGTATTAGGCTGCGGTAGAAGCTCAATTACGGAAAGCCCAAATAATATTGGAGATATTTGTCAAGGTGTGATTGGAAATTGGAGCTTTAGTACCGATAGCATTGGTTCAAATATTGCTTGCACGGACAATGGCGCGGCAGATGGGTTGACGTATGATGGATGTGGTAGTGGTAGCGGATATAATGGTGGTGGAGGTATTGGCAATGGGCTGCCTAAAAGTCCGGCAACTGTTAACACCGCCTTGGTTGCCCCAACAAGTCACACCCCTGCTGGTACGATTATTGCACCTGTAACTTCAGCCCGGATTTCTACGAAGTCTGCACAAAAACCAGCCTCTGGCTATGATGTTTCCAAAGGTTTTTTATATGGCAGGATTGAAATCGTGGCCAAAATCCCGAAAGGAGACTGGCTCTGGCCAGCCATCTGGATGATGCCTCTCAATCAGACGGGATCTATTGGTCTTACAACGCCGCTAGGTGCTGGCGCGTATGGTGTTTGGCCTCGAAGCGGTGAAATAGACATTCTAGAATCTAGAGGTAATACGGCGAGCTGTTCGGAAGCCTATATTAATGCCAACGGCGGGGCATTTGGCGGCGTGCAGTCTTACGCTTCAACGCTGCACTGGGGACCAGTTTATAGCGAAAACGCGTTTATTAAGACCCATACAGAGTATTACGCTGACAAGGGATATGCGACTCCTGTAACGGCAACGGCGCCAACACTTGACCAAGATTTTCATACTTATGGCCTGAGATGGAGCCCACAAGGAATTTACACTTACATTGATAACGACTCCAACCATGTGTTAGAGGTGGATTTCAGTAAACGAAGTTTCTATCAGCGAGGCACTTCGGCTTCGACGAATTGCTTACAGAAATATGCAAAACAAAGTGGGGTCAATACGGCAGCGGGCTCATGCCAAACGATAGCAAATGACGCTGGCAGCAGTGCCTGGTCAGACAACCCTTGGTCTAAAGTAAGTTGCAACGAAAATGCTGCTCCGTTTGATCAACCATTTATATTGATCATGAATTTAGCAGTCGGTGGCACAGCCGGCGAGGGAACCTCTGCCTATTTCCCTGATGGCTATTGCCAAAAACCATGGCATAATCCGTTAGGCCCCACCGACACATGGAGCTATCCCGTTGCCAATTTTTTCAGTGCTATTAACGGCGCAAATTCCTTTTCGGGCCCCGGCTACGGTGGCTGGATGCCGAGCTGGAGCGCACCAACCTTGCAAGTTAAGACTGTTAAATATTGGACCGAATCTAATGCGGGTGCGTTTGGTACATTGAGCCCGAACGCTAGTTGA
- a CDS encoding 3-hydroxyacyl-CoA dehydrogenase NAD-binding domain-containing protein, which translates to MIKQIGVIGSGQMGAGIALVCAQSSFETYIFEESPAARMKAQGYFDRKTDPSIRKPDFVTLEELAGCDLIIEAIPEQEDLKRELFIKLDELSRPKTILASNTSSISITKIAGWTKNPERVMGMHFMNPVPVMKLVELIRGLQTSDETYQTVQQTAQALGKITTTSKDMPGFIANRILMPMINEAFFALQENLASAEDIDTTMRLGANHPMGPLALADFIGLDTCVWILETMDKKPCPLLKQYVDAGWLGKKSGRGVFSYV; encoded by the coding sequence ATGATCAAACAGATTGGCGTTATAGGTTCCGGACAGATGGGAGCAGGGATAGCGCTCGTCTGCGCTCAAAGTAGCTTTGAAACGTATATTTTCGAAGAATCGCCCGCCGCTCGTATGAAGGCCCAAGGCTATTTCGATCGAAAAACAGACCCAAGTATTCGCAAACCTGATTTTGTAACTTTAGAAGAGTTGGCCGGGTGCGACCTGATCATTGAAGCAATACCCGAACAAGAAGACTTAAAGCGAGAGCTATTCATTAAATTGGATGAGCTATCTAGGCCCAAGACCATCCTTGCCAGCAATACGTCCTCTATTTCCATCACCAAAATTGCAGGATGGACCAAAAATCCTGAGCGCGTCATGGGCATGCATTTTATGAATCCAGTGCCCGTGATGAAGCTGGTAGAGCTAATTCGCGGCCTGCAAACTTCGGATGAGACCTATCAAACGGTTCAACAAACCGCTCAGGCGCTTGGCAAAATCACCACCACTTCCAAAGACATGCCAGGATTTATCGCCAATCGCATTCTGATGCCGATGATTAACGAGGCATTTTTTGCGCTGCAGGAAAATCTTGCGAGCGCTGAAGACATTGACACCACCATGCGTTTAGGTGCAAATCACCCAATGGGTCCACTCGCGCTGGCAGATTTTATTGGCCTGGATACTTGCGTATGGATCCTGGAAACCATGGACAAAAAGCCCTGCCCTCTGCTAAAGCAGTACGTCGACGCGGGATGGCTTGGAAAAAAATCAGGCCGAGGAGTTTTTTCTTATGTTTGA
- a CDS encoding acyl-CoA dehydrogenase, with protein sequence MFDLSETHELLRKTCRDFATNQLKPVAAELDAKHAYPKAQIKALGELGLMGVFIPDSEGGAGLDALAYAIAMEEISRGCASCGVIMSVNNSLFCDPIYKYGSSHLKEHFLKDYASGQKLGCFALSEPGNGSDAAAAKTTAVKTEKGYVLNGTKAWITNGYEANAAIVFATTDARAGNKGISAFVVPMPTPGLTLGKKEEKLGIRASSTCNLIFEDCLIPKESLLGEEGHGFKIAMATLDGGRIGIAGQALGIAQAALEEAAFYAKERQAFGKPIFKLQSIQNKLADMALRIESARLLTWKAACYKDKHVRFTKEAAMAKLAASETATFVAHQAMQIFGGNGYVTEFPVERHYRDARITEIYEGTSEIQRLVIAAHV encoded by the coding sequence ATGTTTGATTTGTCTGAAACCCACGAATTGCTCCGCAAAACTTGCCGTGATTTCGCTACCAATCAGCTAAAGCCTGTCGCAGCCGAATTGGACGCAAAACACGCTTATCCAAAAGCGCAAATCAAGGCGCTGGGCGAGCTAGGTTTGATGGGCGTATTCATCCCGGATTCCGAAGGCGGCGCTGGCCTGGACGCACTAGCTTATGCCATTGCCATGGAGGAGATTTCTCGCGGATGCGCCTCATGCGGCGTGATCATGAGCGTGAACAACTCACTCTTTTGCGATCCCATTTATAAATATGGTTCAAGCCATCTCAAAGAGCATTTCCTAAAAGACTACGCTTCAGGACAAAAGCTTGGATGCTTCGCTCTAAGCGAACCAGGCAACGGCTCGGATGCTGCCGCTGCCAAAACGACAGCTGTTAAGACAGAGAAAGGCTACGTATTAAACGGCACCAAAGCCTGGATCACCAACGGTTACGAAGCCAACGCCGCCATCGTCTTTGCCACCACCGATGCCAGGGCAGGTAATAAGGGCATCTCCGCATTCGTCGTCCCCATGCCCACCCCCGGTCTGACGCTCGGCAAAAAAGAAGAAAAGCTTGGCATCCGGGCTTCATCCACCTGCAATTTAATCTTCGAAGACTGCTTAATCCCCAAAGAAAGCCTGCTCGGTGAAGAGGGCCACGGTTTCAAAATCGCCATGGCAACTTTGGACGGTGGCCGCATCGGCATCGCTGGCCAAGCGCTAGGCATCGCCCAAGCTGCGTTAGAAGAAGCTGCGTTTTACGCCAAAGAGCGCCAAGCTTTCGGTAAACCAATTTTCAAATTACAGTCGATCCAAAACAAACTGGCCGACATGGCCTTGCGCATCGAAAGCGCGCGCCTGCTCACTTGGAAAGCCGCGTGTTATAAAGACAAACATGTTCGCTTCACAAAAGAAGCCGCTATGGCCAAACTCGCCGCTTCCGAAACAGCAACTTTTGTTGCGCACCAAGCTATGCAGATCTTTGGCGGCAACGGTTACGTCACCGAATTCCCCGTCGAACGGCATTATCGGGACGCCCGCATCACTGAAATCTATGAAGGCACCAGTGAAATCCAGCGTTTGGTCATCGCAGCCCATGTCTAA
- a CDS encoding hydroxymethylglutaryl-CoA lyase: protein MSNFVKIMEVGPRDGLQNEKCFVPTEQKLQFIQGLEEAGLSRIEVTAFVSKRWIPPLADHAELAAQLIKKPAITHAALVPNLKGYEQAKRFGIDEVSLILAVTQSHNQKNLNASTEEAFARYKEVIAQAKLDGMPFRAYISCAFGCPYEGKTPVSAVMKWAQAFYELGAYELSISDTIGVGNPKQTHELLNTLLKEFPKEKLGMHFHDTQGMALANIYVALELGIRSFDSSAGGIGGCPYAPGAKGNVETEKLVNMLSSMGYETGIDLEKLKIASARLQKILASGSTPIVM from the coding sequence ATGTCTAATTTTGTCAAAATAATGGAAGTAGGCCCTAGAGATGGCCTACAGAACGAAAAATGCTTCGTACCCACAGAGCAAAAGCTGCAATTCATCCAAGGCTTAGAAGAAGCGGGCCTGTCTCGCATTGAAGTCACCGCTTTCGTATCTAAACGCTGGATACCCCCATTGGCTGACCACGCTGAACTCGCCGCCCAGCTAATCAAAAAGCCAGCCATTACCCATGCCGCGCTAGTCCCGAATCTAAAAGGCTACGAACAAGCCAAGCGCTTTGGCATTGACGAAGTATCCTTAATATTGGCCGTGACCCAAAGCCATAACCAAAAAAATCTGAACGCCAGCACCGAAGAAGCATTTGCGCGCTATAAAGAAGTGATTGCACAAGCCAAGCTTGATGGCATGCCCTTTAGAGCCTACATTTCCTGCGCCTTCGGCTGTCCTTACGAAGGCAAAACACCCGTTTCAGCCGTCATGAAATGGGCTCAAGCTTTTTACGAACTAGGCGCTTATGAACTCAGCATCAGCGACACCATCGGTGTAGGCAACCCAAAGCAAACTCATGAACTACTCAACACGCTGCTCAAAGAATTTCCCAAAGAAAAACTGGGCATGCATTTCCATGACACTCAAGGCATGGCCCTAGCCAATATCTATGTTGCCTTAGAGTTAGGCATCCGTTCTTTCGATTCTTCCGCCGGTGGCATCGGCGGCTGCCCCTACGCCCCAGGCGCTAAAGGCAATGTAGAAACAGAAAAGCTGGTCAACATGCTCAGCAGCATGGGCTACGAAACCGGCATTGACCTAGAAAAGCTAAAAATAGCCTCAGCACGCCTTCAAAAAATACTCGCCAGCGGGAGCACGCCGATTGTAATGTGA
- a CDS encoding iron-sulfur cluster assembly accessory protein — protein sequence MENLEAITLTPKAVEMAKMALAETNGEEGSCLRISVQGGGCSGFKYGLSFSDPVDDGNELICEYDGLKVITDVFTATQIPGTVVDYEEGLNGAGFKFVNPTAKRTCGCGSSFG from the coding sequence ATGGAGAATTTGGAAGCGATCACACTGACCCCAAAAGCAGTGGAAATGGCGAAAATGGCCCTAGCCGAAACGAATGGTGAAGAAGGCAGCTGCCTAAGAATCAGCGTCCAAGGCGGCGGCTGCTCCGGTTTTAAATACGGCCTAAGCTTTTCGGACCCTGTAGATGACGGCAATGAACTAATCTGCGAATACGACGGCCTCAAAGTCATCACCGATGTATTCACTGCAACCCAGATTCCTGGAACAGTTGTGGATTACGAAGAAGGCCTAAACGGCGCGGGCTTTAAATTCGTGAACCCAACCGCAAAGCGAACTTGCGGCTGCGGTTCTAGCTTTGGCTGA